Proteins from a genomic interval of Qipengyuania sp. JC766:
- the glyA gene encoding serine hydroxymethyltransferase yields MDRFWHDSLADADPEIHAAVRSELDRQRDKIELIASENIASSAVLEAAGSVFTNKYAEGYPGKRYYGGCDYADVVETLAIERAKELFGCNFANVQPNSGSQMNQAVFLALLQPGDTFMGLDLNSGGHLTHGSPVNMSGKWFNPVAYGVRQDDELIDMDEVMAIAKEHKPKLIIAGGTAYSRVWDWEAFRRVADEVGAYLLVDMSHISGLVAGGAHPSPFPHAHIVTSTTHKSLRGPRSGVILWNDEEFSKPLNMAVFPGLQGGPLMHIVAAKAVAFREALRPEFRDYAARVVENARALASSLEANGLRIVSGGTDNHSMLVDLSAKDVTGKDAEKGLDRAYLTCNKNGIPFDTRSPFVTSGVRLGTPAGTTRGFGPAEFETVGKLIAEVVEGLSKNGAEGDAQVEESVRARVSELCRRFPVYPGR; encoded by the coding sequence ATGGACCGTTTCTGGCACGACAGCCTCGCCGACGCCGATCCCGAGATCCACGCCGCCGTGCGCAGCGAACTCGATCGGCAACGTGACAAGATCGAACTGATCGCGAGTGAGAACATCGCCAGCAGCGCCGTGCTGGAAGCCGCCGGGAGCGTCTTCACCAACAAGTACGCCGAAGGATATCCGGGCAAGCGCTATTACGGCGGATGCGATTACGCGGACGTTGTCGAGACTCTGGCGATCGAGCGGGCGAAGGAACTGTTCGGCTGCAACTTCGCCAACGTGCAGCCCAATTCGGGCAGCCAGATGAACCAGGCCGTGTTCCTCGCCCTGCTTCAGCCCGGCGACACTTTCATGGGGCTCGACCTCAATTCCGGCGGACACCTCACGCACGGATCACCAGTCAATATGAGCGGCAAGTGGTTCAATCCGGTCGCCTATGGCGTGCGCCAGGACGACGAACTGATCGACATGGACGAGGTCATGGCGATCGCGAAGGAACACAAGCCCAAGCTCATCATCGCAGGCGGCACCGCCTATTCGCGTGTCTGGGACTGGGAAGCCTTCCGACGGGTCGCCGACGAGGTCGGCGCATACCTGCTTGTCGACATGAGCCATATTTCCGGCCTCGTTGCCGGCGGCGCGCACCCCTCCCCCTTCCCCCATGCGCATATCGTGACCAGCACGACGCACAAGTCGCTGCGCGGTCCGCGATCCGGCGTGATCCTTTGGAACGACGAGGAATTCAGCAAGCCGCTCAACATGGCGGTATTCCCGGGGCTCCAGGGCGGTCCGCTGATGCACATTGTCGCCGCCAAGGCAGTCGCCTTTCGCGAAGCACTGCGTCCGGAATTCAGGGACTACGCAGCCCGCGTCGTCGAGAATGCCCGCGCGCTAGCGAGCAGTCTCGAGGCCAACGGTCTGCGCATCGTGTCCGGCGGAACGGACAACCACTCCATGCTGGTCGATCTCAGCGCGAAGGACGTGACCGGAAAGGATGCGGAGAAGGGTCTCGATCGCGCTTATCTGACTTGCAACAAGAACGGCATTCCCTTCGACACGCGCAGCCCCTTCGTGACCAGCGGCGTCCGGCTCGGCACGCCCGCCGGGACGACGCGCGGCTTCGGTCCGGCCGAATTCGAGACGGTCGGAAAGCTGATCGCCGAAGTGGTCGAAGGCCTTTCGAAGAACGGTGCCGAAGGTGACGCGCAGGTCGAGGAAAGCGTCCGTGCGCGCGTGTCGGAACTGTGCCGGCGCTTCCCCGTCTATCCGGGCCGCTGA